One Papaver somniferum cultivar HN1 chromosome 10, ASM357369v1, whole genome shotgun sequence genomic window carries:
- the LOC113318109 gene encoding protein GAMETE EXPRESSED 3-like has product MAPLILLLLFPFRAIFVICQSPDALKFLGEPTRKTTHRLSKPLVGDNGRIYTCSDRNFFAFESNGSIAWSVHINFTCYVDIPPIQDEFGKIYLVAENKILKINPPSVRNPESTFEIFFGDMLTTEGSNKIAGMAVSVISSLMFITVENRGLFAYTLLGQRLWSAGPVLYRSGYRLGCKRNVTDCHFTSTPVVDQCEASVYISNTYGELYALAIGNPQFKWIRDLSEFDKPVTITPGNNGLLYVTFPVKALLLALDVFTGNILWQKNIGPLSTIDCSPIVDSNGWISIGSLDGFMYSFSTSGDLRKFPKTNVPDSVALVSPLLHCSGYAIYFSQTVMEGKISRTIGDFTYISAMKPKNVAFTMLVPATGSVYWSGTYTGEFASFLNESILQHFTMDERILLAFVTAGNTGNHLRCRTTRQKLTSSCSLAKPKHLSINYTGNERTMLLILLFESLVLIIMLCAVRFCCIFWGKEKLKNQNLGRFLEKRRFLWMKKKVFDRAIIALEQEAAAEEASTHEVREMLGDFVKERDVIERKLSTTYSLGRDKCNKSVSKSVLPLYDDKTYTSSSEGTRDYSCSYGSSSGEDQAKNLGYYGDEESDLKGKKKVESDEAGPSNNTSAGKFKVKNWERSAVATSSFTHPLYVHGEKGGSSKSNRLRGTLSSIN; this is encoded by the exons ATGGCACCCttaattcttcttctcctctttccttTCCGAGCAATTTTTGTCATTTGTCAATCACCTGATGCCCTGAAATTTCTTGGAG AGCCTACAAGAAAGACGACTCACCGGCTTTCGAAGCCACTTGTTGGAGATAATGGAAGGATTTATACGTGTTCAGATCGAAACTTTTTTGCTTTTGAAAGCAATGGTTCTATAGCCTGGAGTGTGCATATAAATTTTACATGCTATGTTGATATACCTCCAATTCAAGATGAGTTCGGAAAG ATATATTTGGTGGcggaaaacaaaattttgaaaatcaaTCCTCCAAGTGTTCGGAATCCTGAATCTACATTCGAAATATTCTTTGGTGATATGTTAACCACAGAAGGATCAAATAAAATTGCTGGGATGGCAGTAAGTGTTATAAGTTCACTGATGTTTATCACCGTTGAAAACCGAGGACTATTTGCGTACACGCTGCTGGGTCAAAGATTATGGAGTGCAGGACCTGTTCTTTATAGATCTGGTTACCGTCTAGGCTGCAAAAGAAATGTTACAGATTGTCATTTTActtcaactcctgttgttgatcaatgcGAAGCTAGTGTTTAT ATTTCTAACACTTACGGGGAGCTCTACGCATTGGCAATTGGAAATCCTCAATTCAAATGGATTCGGGATTTAAGTGAATTTGATAAACCTGTCACAATAACCCCAGGGAACAATGGTCTTTTGTATGTTACTTTCCCTGTTAAGGCTCTATTGTTGGCATTAGATGTTTTCACCGGAAATATTTTGTGGCAGAAGAATATTGGCCCTCTAAGTACAATAGATTGCTCTCCAATAGTCGATTCCAACG GTTGGATATCCATCGGTTCACTGGATGGTTTCATGTACTCATTTTCAACTTCTGGAGATCTTAGGAAATTTCCGAAAACAAATGTTCCTGATTCAGTTGCTCTAGTTAGTCCACTCCTACATTGCTCTGGATATGCAATCTATTTTTCTCAAACTGTTATGGAGGGAAAAATTAGTCGCACTATTGGTGATTTCACTTACATTTCTGCAATGAAACCCAAAAATGTTGCATTTACTATGTTAGTGCCAGCTACTGGATCTGTATACTGGTCAGGAACTTATACTG GCGAATTCGCATCCTTCTTGAATGAAAGCATTCTACAACACTTCACAATGGATGAGAGAATTCTTCTTGCTTTTGTTACTGCAGGAA ATACGGGCAACCATCTGCGATGCCGCACAACAC GTCAGAAGCTTACGTCGAGCTGCTCCCTAGCAAAGCCTAAGCATCTCAGCATTAATTACACAGGGAACGAAAGAACAATGCTACTAATTCTGTTATTTGAGTCTCTTGTTTTGATAATAATGCTATGTGCCGTCCGTTTCTGCTGCATATTTTGGGGAAAGGAAAAACTCAAAAACCAAAACCTCGGAAGATTTCTAGAGAAGAGG CGTTTTCTCTGGATGAAGAAAAAGGTATTTGACCGGGCAATTATTGCGCTAGAGCAGGAGGCAGCAGCAGAAGAAGCCTCGACACACGAGGTAAGGGAGATGTTAGGAGACTTCGTTAAAGAAAGAGATGTTATAGAACGGAAACTCTCGACAACGTATAGCTTGGGTAGAGATAAATGCAATAAGTCGGTATCAAAATCTGTTCTTCCATTGTACGATGACAAGACATATACTTCATCAAGTGAGGGTACAAGAGATTATAGTTGCAGTTATGGTAGTAGTAGTGGAGAAGATCAAGCTAAGAATTTGGGTTACTATGGAGACGAAGAATCTGAtctaaaaggaaaaaagaaggtAGAAAGTGATGAAGCTGGACCTTCTAATAATACCAGTGCTGGGAAATTCAAAGTGAAGAATTGGGAGCGTTCCGCAGTGGCTACATCCAGTTTTACGCATCCATTATACGTCCATGGGGAGAAGGGTGGTAGTAGTAAGAGTAACCGGTTGAGGGGGACATTATCTTCTATTAACTAG